From Salmo salar chromosome ssa21, Ssal_v3.1, whole genome shotgun sequence:
CTGCTCACCTCTTGATTCAATTTCCTGTATGCACATGTCCACCACCATGGGTCGCTTGGTGTTGTGAGCTTTCACCAGGGTTGTTAGCTCACAGCTGTATACTTTCTTGACGTGTTTCAGGTCTGGCACGCAGTTGCAGGGTACCATAGTGGAGCACTGCTTGTGGACGTTCAGGCCACAATCTGAaagaaaagaggaagaggagagtcaGAATGGACAACCTAAGAGGCATGTCTTCTAATGATATATTCCAATAATATCATCCAATGATACCTTCCAATTATATCCTCCAGAGAAAAAATAAACCAGAATTAACATTGAAGTGTACCAAAATGAATAATCTGCATCCCCCAGATTGTTAATTTCATTTTTGTCGACTGgcttggtttggtttttgcttgcTAAGGCCTAAATGCTCTTGATCAATATTTGGAGCCAGAATGTCATTGGACCACTGGAGAATTCTGTCCTGGCTGATGACTTCACTCTTTGGTCAGCTGCCAGGGGTGTTATTGGAGTCACCTTGAACACTGGAATGGAACACAAGTCCACAAACAATCCTTCATCCAGACGGCGTGCCATTCATGCATCAATGTAAGTCATAACAAATTCAACAAAGGTTGATCTTATAGCTACCAAATTTATATCTACCAAATGTATATCTACCAAATGTATTCTGGATTCTACTATGTGGCTTGGTTTGTTTTTAATCtgcacaaaaaataaaaaatgtaaatgaccCAAACCTTTTAGACGTATTTTGTCACAGAGATTTGTAGCACAACATGAACCTTATTTGTGTTCTTCTAAGCAGTGACTATGTAGTTTCAATGATCATCCCCAGTGCTTTTGTCTTCGGTGCTAGTGAGTGGGGCCTGAGGCGCAGCTGCCTGCATCAGATTCAGAACAGGTTTCACCTTGCAGGGAGCACAGCAGAGAGCCGACACAGCGACTCCTTCTTCGCTTTGTAACAGAGGCTTTTAGAGGGAATTAGAGGCGCACTGAAAACAATGTGGCCTGGAGGAGGGAGACTCAGGCCTACACGCTCCATTCTCCTCCAGAATCTGGGCTCGCACACAATGGCCGTGCAGGCAGCGATTCAGACGCTGCGGGCTACACTAGACCTAGTTTCCAAGACTTAAATGGGCCAGCTCCTTCAAGCTTTAAGTAGTTCTCTACCTTCACCCAGTTTGCAAGAGGAACTTTTGACCAAAAAATGGTGCATTATAGTATTCCAACTACATCTCGAAATAAGCGTTTTGTACACTGAGGTTTTTTTCTATGAATATATGGTGTTTCAGAGGAAATATGTCATCATTGTTGCtcctcaaatatcaaatcattttttttttttttttaaatgcacaaAAAGACTATGATGTAGAGAAATAGCTACACATATTTTGATTAATATTGGCCCCAGAGAAATTTCAGCAGGCTTTATTCATATGCATTGATTCAGGAATGTAATTACCTTTAAGAGATGATTCTATTAAGGGTATGAGACAGGCAGCGTAATAGAGGGCAGCCTCTCACCAGACACATGGCTGTTAAACTGGTGTTACGcatgtgagcacacacacacacacacacacacacacacacacacacacacacacacacacacacacacacacacacacacacacacacacacacactgatggccCCTGGGTTCCAGGTGGGGTGGGAAAGCCCAGAGGGAGCCTGCAGACAGACACTGCTTTACTGCACTGTCAGCTCTATCGCCATGGCGAGGAGAAGACACTCCACAGAGGATGAGCTCTGCCCTGATTTGGCTAAAAGGGTCTTACACTGGAGTGGGGTGAGGGGCTGGTCCCACTGGTGACCAATCAACACATCATGTTGTCTAACTTTTACTGTGCCTGAGATCCCCAATGCTTCTCTATTTTACCATCTCTAATGGCAGCAGCATATAGACAAACACATTGTCCTGTTGCTAGCTATTCTATGTTGTTTTCCACCACGCGTAGAATAGGGATGAATAGAGACTGGGCTGTGTGACCTAGCTCTCTGGTTCTGGCTGCTGAATTTTAATGCGGGTGGAAATGGAGCTCCTTCCCAGCGCTCGGAGCCTCGCTCCTCATTAAAGAGACATGCCAGCTTTGTTTTTCTTCACGGGCATGATGGTATGAGGCTGGGGGGGCGTCCTCTGATGAGGAAATGTGGCACAACAAGCACTGGCAGGGGCTGACTTCCTGGCGCTCGCCCAAAAACACTTCACACATACAGAAAGAAAGGGGGAGCACATTTTTGGAACGCAAATTCAAACATCGCATAAGACTTCACTGTCCTAGATTCTGGTCGCCATGGCTTTAGTCTAAAGGAATGAAAAAATATATGTACACCTTTCATCCGATTGTCAGCTGCTTTCTAAAGCAACGCATCAATTATTCATGCCGCGGCTTCCACATATATAAGTGTGGGTCCCTTTGTCCCATCAATAATACATTAAATACAGACGTCAGTctacgttacggccttattcgGGAATGATGAACACCGGAAAACTAGTGCTTTCTACAAAACCATGATAAAACAGCTATGCTTCGATGTGCCTAAATAACAATACCTGAAATTGCACTGCACTAGTTTTGCTCTCAAGCGAATTAGTTCATCATTTCTAGAGATCAATAATATCGCAAAGCGTGCAAGCACTGCAGCAATATGATCTCATGAAAGCCGGTTTGCATGCTGCATTCATGGGTGCCCCCACTTATGCTGCGTTTTCTGTTGTTATCCTAGCATCATGAAACCACTTATTGCCTAATATCCTGTGATTAAAAATGCTACAATATCTTTTCAATACCTTAAATCAATTGAACAATAACCCCTTAGATGGGAACAAAATCATTTCATGactatactgtacattcaatGTAAATGGCTGCTACACAATATCAGATCGTTATTGTTCACAGTGCAGCAAAATCATTCAACTAGTAACATCTGCCCTGATTGGATAGATAGGCCTAGGTGTACGCTTGTTTAAAAATGGGAATCTATTCCGAGACCATCAAGGGAGAATTTCAGCATGAATCCACAGAGGCATTCTCAACCCCCCACTTCTACTGCAACTGGAGCAcagagagaggaagccagtctgAGTCTGCATGCCACTGTGCATTATGATAATGGGCTGATCAATATATAGACTGCATATAGAGTGCATATACATCCGCCGTCGAGTGGAGAACAATTGCTTTGTCCATTATGTGGGAGTATGGGAGCTTCATCAGTATAAAACAATAGCATTAAAGCTTGTCGTTTGAACAGTGGCATAGTAACGCCATTAGCAAAACTCATCAACTGGACCTCGCATTCATTCGTACAGTAACACATCATTTTCTGTTAAAGCAAGGCATTCATACTAGTGAGAAGTACTTATCACAGTAAATCCTCAATGTTGAGTCCCCATTTTACTCCTTTGCACAACTCCTCTAATCTGTTCCCCAAATATTGGTGGGGTTTTAGATTAAGGGACGCAATATGACACCCACTTACACTCACATTAAAAACCAGGTTACCCACATACTGGGGTGAGGGAAAACATCAAAGTCCATTACATAAATAAAGAACACCGTGGTGTTAAGTGAAACCAGCAGCAGCTGTACAGTGGCTGTCTACTGTAAAGTATAGTACAGTACGTACCTGCACATTTGACTCCCTGAGCCGTCAGCCCCCACATGAAGTTGGCACAGTATTCACACCAATGAGGTCCCCGGAACGTGTGGACCTGGAGGATAGaacgagagacaaagagagaggatggtagtCAGATGCTGCAGTTATGTACCACATGGGTACCACACCTTCCCCAGGTTGCCCTGGAGACACCACAATGCTGGCGTCTTAAACTAGCCAGATTGTTTGTGTGTTGGAGATGAGGGGCGTTTAGAGCCCAGTCAAATCTGACAGGATGCCTAATCTACTCAAACTGTTAATGAGTGGCCAGGCTGAAtagggggggtggtggagagCGGGGAGGATGGGTGGGCACTGTTGACGCCGTGCCAGTGTGAGGGGGCATGTTGTCATGGAAATGTGCTACGGCAACGGGTTGCTCAAGTAAGGAAGGGAGCGCTCTCTCCGccaggtaacataacaacagctCAGCCAATCAGGTGTGCCTGATCCAGACCTATTGGGAGGAGGCAGAGCGGGCTCCCTGTGAGTTGTTTTCCTACACGACAATGGGGATAATGGCCGTTTTATGTGAGGTGAGAAATACTAGGGCCATCACCAATACTGTGTGTAAACTCATTATGGGATCAGGGACGGCATGAGAGGATTAGCAGTAAAACAATTCATCACAGTAAAATGGTATCAAGTCTGATGAACTGTGAGTTCATCAGACTATACTATTGGCAGGAAGGTTAGAATATATTTTGTGATTCATGGCTTCACAAGAAAAGAAAATCGTATTCACTTGAGTATTTAAAAAAGCTGTGGCATTTTAGTGGCATTTTATTTggaagtttttttttcttcttgcgGAGGATGTTTTAGttgtgcaattttacatctaagtaAGAGTGTTTGGtccagtatttctcaagtgaaaaaaatgtgtgacgtgttgtcttatgtaaacaaagtcgggctgctgggcaggtctgtctcactgtctatgctattggaTAGAGAGCGATCACCGCAGCTGTTCACACCATGTTAGTGGGAAAATGGACATCGTCAAACCAAAGCCAACCGTCATTTATCCGTTGTTACATTATGTTccaaactctgttttaaacaAGACTTtgtgaccaaaattatcctatttacactttgtagtcaattttgacactaaaATAGCGGTTTCTGACTCATATTGATGTCACATTTTCAAAGAGATTCCTTGCTTTTTAAAGGCAGTCACTCTTTACGTAGGAACAATGACAATTGAATTAATTCATACAATTTAGCACTGGTTGTTGTGTCTGGCTATTTGGTAAAAATTTTTCTCACATTTTAATGTTTTCATCATATTTTGTCATCATATCTTCAAAGAGATATCTTGGTTGTACAGGTGAGCGTGTACAAGGTTCAGGATAATTATTAATTCAAATGCTCGGTCAATAACTATTACACACTAACCATATCAGCCCAGATTGCTTCCTGTGGAGGAGGGAGCTTGAAACACTTGAGCTAAATGTGTGACAGACCCTTAAAATGGTGAAATGGAGCATTCAGCATGGACTGGCTGGCATAGTAATACATACATAAATAAGGAAGGAGGGAAGCAAGAAGAATGAGTCCTGCGAGTGTCAGCAGTTCTAGAGCCTTTGATGGAATGTTTCTACCCCAGCTCCCCACTTCATTAACTAACTTACCCAAacaggcagagcagagcagaccagagCAAGTCTGATGACTGGAGCCTAATGGGAATACCACTCATCCACTGTTTTCCCCCCTTCATGGCCTAATCTCCCCATCTGGTACTCAAACCAACAACAGTGGACCACAGACCGCCCAACAGATTTcctttagaaaaaggctcagtggaaAGACCCAACACAGTCCTGCTCTCTCATGCTTTCTCTCGCCCCATAACCCCCTGAACAGACATTCTGGTGGCCAACTGCCAGTATAGGAACCTAACACAAAAAAACGCCACCTGTCCACAACATGCTGAAATAGAAGCAATATTTTATAGTGGAACGGCATGACGAAGATTCCCGTGGCAATTTTGTGTCTCACCTTGAAGTTGTGGACTTTCTCGTACTTGGGCGGCAGGCTGTTATCCTTCAGTGCGGCTTTGCGGACCAGCGAGGTGAGCTGTGAATAGGCAAACAGTTTGAGAGGCTGCCAGATAGTGGCTGGAGGTTTCtggggtcctgagatcctcatcCCCAGAGCAGCAGCCAGTATGTCCTGCTGGTTGGCCTCCTGCTTTGCCTTGTGCACCAAAGACTTCTCCCCCTTCCGGACCTCGTAAGACTCCCTGGATGGCATTCTGACACTCAGGTTGACCAAATCAGATGAACAAGCAGCAAACCTTATAGAGCAGTCAAAAAAGTCAGAGGTCctctggagaagaaaaaaaaacccgGGATGCTTAGAACTAGTCTAAACTATGTCAACTGAATTGCATTGCTCCAATTTGACAAGCCTAAACTTAGCGAAGAAACACAAAAATGGCTAAATCCAAAAATCCGAAAGATGTGTCCTCCTTTAAATCCTCTCACAGCAGAGAGAGTTGGATGAACGGTGCTCCAACGACGAGAGTGTCAAGTCCTGTGATGGCTTGGAGTTGGATAGAGAAGAGAAGAAGCCTTGGGTGCTTATGTGTTCCCTGGGAATATGCAGATGAGCTGATGTTGAGTtaatcctctcctctctgtgtagAGCAGATATATTCTCTCTGGAACACAGACAGCACAGTTTGTGTCCTGTGGATGGATGCTGCCAGCACTACCAGAGTGAGGGGGAAGAGAACGGGGGAAGGACCCAGTCACAACGGATTAGATGGATCACACTGGCCAATCAGAGCGAGGCAGGAGCCTGCTCACGCTTTATCATTGCCGTTTCCCCGCCCCCACAACCCCCCTCTAAGATCCAAAGCAGGAGAGCTTGTGTAGGAAGAGTCGGAGTGAGTGTGGGTTGATAATGAGTAATGAATGAGTCATGCATCATCACTGGACTTCTGCTGCCCACAGCTAATGACACCGGTGGGCCGTTGAAGAAAGTGCTATTTTCAAAATCTGATTACCAACCATTTACTGTTCCAGGGACCACAGGGAAAACATAAGTAAATGTTTGAACCACATTTATTTTCTCAGAATGAAATTCACAAAATATGAATAATTTTGTTGGATGCGCTGTGAAAAGGGAGAACTGATGCAAGAACAGGTTTGCCCTTTGCAATAATCTGCCTGTAAGCCTATATTTCAGTCACCATGCAGACAACCCAGAGAGAGTTAACCCAGGTGTGCTCATTCCACACAATTACAAGCGCCTTAGAGTACatttgatctttttttttttcctggCTTCAAATACATAAACAGATTCAAGTAATATGTAAATTAACAGAAATATAAAATACAATTTGATCTACCTAAATTCTCTTGAAGAGCAATCTGGTTTTATTTTTCCAATATGGGCAATGGAAAACACCATAATGCACAGAATCacagaattatactgaacaaacgTACATTTCTCTAATACCTAAATTCACAGATAGTCAAGTAATTAATGTAAAATTTCAACATTCACTGATGACTTTCATGACATTTTCAAATTAATATCCTAGTTAAAATGGAAGAGAGATAAACATTAATTAAGCCTCATCTCAGTAGGATTCTGTCTGAAATTGTGCTCATTTTCTCTGTTACAGATGTCAGCACGGATGGTATGCTAATTCTGCATCACATATAGAGCACAGTTAAAGTGCTGTGTTGGGAATGATCTGAAACCTGCTACAATCCACACAGCGAGTCAAATGTGATTATACTCCCCCATCCCAGAGGCTGATTTGGGCTCAGCTGTTAGAAAGCCAtctgaacagagactggaggtGGAGCAGCCCAGTATGAGTCCACATAGATGAACACTTCATGCAATCAATACGAGAAGAGCTTATTGGCGGTTACTGTAGCCcccaacagagagagatgggtcaAAAGGAGAGCTGCTAGAGACGCGCTCCACAAACAAACACTGGCTTTGAAGATCCCTGCAGGTATGAAGGCATTCCATAACTGCTGTGTCCATAACTGAAAGGGATTTGGGCTGGACATGAAAGACATGAAACGGAGGCGTTCCAATGGAGCGCTCCTCTACCACGCCGTAGAACCCTCTCTCTTCAGGAGGGGTAGCTAGCTACCAGTGAGAGGCAGACAAATTGCAGCCAAAGCCTTTCATATGCATCCGTCTACCCTCACAGACCGTGGGTGCTTTAGGAAGCTGTGCAGAGTAATTGTGTTTCCTGCTGTTACGTGTGGAGTGAGCATCTGATACCCAGGATGTGGCTTTCTTTACTTTGAATGCTCCTCTAATTGACACTGATTGATTGGACTCGTTTCTCAAAGACGTCCCAAGCTGGGCCTCTTGAAGAAAGGATGAATGCAAAAGCAGTTCACTTAATACCTTTTGCTTTACCATCTAGACACGTGTCCATCTGGACAAGTCTAAGGCGCGTGGGTTGATATGTCGCCGTATGCAGTTTCCATGTCTCTGATGATGTTTTTGATGTGGTCTAAACAAGATTTCTTCGCAAccatccaacaacaacaacaatgttgTGTGGAGTCTAGAAATACTGTACACTTCACTCGAATACACCATTTATTTCTGTTGCATTCAAATTCAGTTGGAATTTCTGTTGCACTAATACAAATTTTACAGACAGACATGTTTGTAATATTATCTTTCATAATAGTATCTTTAAAAAAGGAGGGTAGGCTAAACCATTTGTGAGTTGGGATAGAGGTTAAGTGATGACAGTCGTCTGTGGCTGACAGCGAGGCTGTTATATAAGGTAATGTTCTCTTAACGCGCCTCTCTGACCTAGCATCATCACAAATGGGCCACTATTACACTCTAAATGTGCTTAAGTGTGCTCTTAAAAAGGtattactgtatgtaaatgaggAGGAGTGGTACTGGCAGCAGCAGGATGGATGCACAATAGAAGGCTGATATGAGGCTGAAGCTGAGAGGACACTCGTACATCTCTCCTCAGCATTGGCAGAAGGATAGTGGATTCTCAGAGGTCAGTAGATTGATCCCATAATAACTAGGGCTGTCCAGAACTGGCCAAATATCCAAAATATCCAAGATGATTAACAACCCTAAGGAAAGAGCGCATCTCTGAGTCTACTGTTCTCCATACAGGGTTACAAACAGAGCTGTACCACTCCAAACTGGGGGTTAGAAAACACCAAGCAAATGGAAACAATGGAGGGGGGAAATCATTCATTGTTTTAATAATGAATGTCTTCATTAGGAACTGTGATGGCTGGAATCAACTATGGCCTAATGGCTAATGGACTGAAGCACGTGAGAACGCAAGCTGTGCGAGAGAACGATCCACCGATCCATACAACGGATCCCTCCCTACTGTACCTATGCGTATGCATCCCCATTTTGCGTCTGCATCCCCCCCACATGCCTCCATAGAGGGGGAACACTACAGTTCAGTATTGATATCATTACAGCTGTGGCTTGGGGAACCTTTCCCCCAAGGTGTGGTACTGTGGCTGAAAAATCGCTGCATTTTCTGCTTGCCTTGCAAAAACGAGAAACCATTTACACCGTGTTTTTCCAGGACAAATAGATGACCTGGCGGTGAATGTGGCTGTTGCCTCGACAGTGATGCATGGTATGTTGCTACCACACTTTGCCATCCACAGTGGATTCCGCACAGCAAGGTTATACAAGGACACGTCCATGTGGTTTATGGGATGCATAGGTATTGCACTGAGTGTTAACCCACATTGCACTGCTGTGCGGGGTTTAGGGATATCTCTTTCCTGAACAAATGATGACCTCACATCAACTCGAAACACATATAAGAGAAACTATTCCAGTCTCTCATTAAATGTATATAATTGAGAGGGGTTTATAACCAACGACTGTGTACTTAGACTGACCATTCTCTGGTCAAAAGTCTACTATGTCCTGCATAAAATACTAACTTCATCCGGAAATAGCATAACCTTAGAACATTGACAGCTGATGATGATCAGCATATGCTAGCAACGTTCATCTTCTCAAGCCATCGACAGAAATCAAATATATTGTCCACAAATGTTAATTTGTCCAATCCGAGTCATCAGATAACCTCTTCAGCCTTGGGATTAATCTTCATGGCCGATGAAGGGTGGCAGGGATTACAGAGAGCGTTGTTTGAGACGCTCACAGGGCAGACATCACAGTACGATATGGTACATACTAACCTTCTATTAACCTGCAGTCACCGCGGccactctgtccatccctctcagCGTTCCGCGGTTATGCAACCGGGCCGCCGCCCGTATTACACTCCCCCGCATGACCGGAGAGAAGCCCTTAAAGCAGCTCCCTCCAAGGAAACGCATTAAAGTTAAAAGGAACGTTCGTAACCGATTGGGCTGATAGTGCTTCCGTTGGCGGTTTTGCCATTTTTCACACAGAGATAAGATGTGCGTTCAATTGTAAAGAATATAGAGCACGTCAGAGAGCTCGCCAACTCAAAGCTAGGAAGGGACATGATAAATCGCTGTTAAAATTATACGTTAGGTTATGAGTTCACATTCTCTAGATATTGCTCAAACAAAGATGCCTttcaaaatgtatgaaatgaagaagaaaaaatggTCTATTGAAATGGCCATAACCTGTGTTGAGATGTTCTCTGACTGGTTTGCCTGTAAAGTACAGGACATAAACCTGTACTGTAATGGCCATGTTGTGGTTTATCATTGGTTGGCTGTAACAACATCTGTTCAGGAGTACAAGGTTCCCAAGGGAACAGCACTGGTGTCTCTTCACTTCCTCCACACACCAGCCCTTATCTGGTTGGCTGAAATAAGCCCGCCAGTCCCGCGAGGGGACAAAGTTAATGTAGGCTTTGGAGCTAATGTCTGAATAATTCAATCTGTGTATTCCATACACCTAACGGATATTACATCCTGACCAAGAGAAACACTTGAGTGAATTTTAACAGTGCAAGTGTCCCTCGCATCATTACCTATTCAAAGACGTCAGCACATTAAACATTAATCACGTTATCACTATGATATGCAACAAATAAGCAATCCACCATAAGCATACAGCTAGCATCGTCCGTTGCTGTACATGGGAGGCCTGTATGTGTCGTTTGGCTTGAGGCAGTGCCCCAACCAACAGACACCAGGCCATGAATATCAAATTCAGATTGACAAATACCAGACTGGCTGGTGAACATCTGGTCATCTCATGTCTCAGGATGATGACGTCTCCATGTTGTCTGGTTGTTAGCATATCAAAGGCGGAATAGCAACCAGCTTCATTAAGACACCGTAAGGAGAAAAAAACACACCAACATGTTTAAGAAAACGCACTGAGCATCAAGAGATAAGAAAATCTGGTAAAGGGAATAGAGGGTTGAGTTAGAAAGAGATGGCACAGAAAGGCAATATTTCACAGCAGTCCAACTCTTCCTGAGAAGCAGTTTTTTGATTTTTACTAAGACATAGTTTTTCTCCATGGTGGCCGATAGACAGCAGCAAATAAGCAGTATGGAATTTCCTGGACCAAACTCTTGTCTCTCAATTgttctcagagccatttgcaatTGTCAGTTACTACACAATCAAAATTTGGACTAATAAACAAGGACACTCTCCCCACTGAGTAGTTCAGTTGACCTGCTCTTCCCTGGCTGACAGTCAATAATTGCGAGAGAATGATATTTTCCTCAAACTGTCTTATTGGGAGCCAGGGCTCATTTACGGTCCTCGTCTCCACCCCAGGGCTCATTTACGGTCCTCGTCTCCACCGGAGGGGTACACAACCCTGTGACacaaccactcacacacacactggcttggCCCGGGAGGTTTTGTGATCTGCCTCACAGTATAATTTAGATTAGTGCCTGGAGTCATTTCAATCCTGCATGATTCGAAGTTAACTAAACATGTATTAATGTGTAACAGTTTGGACAATAACTTGCATTGCACAACTAAATGGCTATCCCTCTGCCTTGTCGTTTTTACAACACAACAGCACACATAACTTATACTGAAATACTTCAGAGGTATATAAGGACCGCAACATGCTTCATACCTAATGGGGATAAATAACAattgttggttttgttggtttCATTCTGCACAGGGATTCAACAAATTCACTTTTTTATTCTGACCATAAAACCAACGCTGCTCTCTCACTTTTCCAATTTCCTTAAACATGGTTCCAGTTTATGGGTAAAGAGAAATGCTTTCTAATGAATACCATTTCTCTCAGTCCTGGGGAGCGAATGTGCTGTGGTTAAACCAGCGTGGAGCCACACAGGAGAGCATGCCTCTGTACCTTTATGATTTGACCTCACAAACACAGACCCCCACATTACTGAGAACACAACACAGCTGCCTTAACATTCCAACATGGGTCAGAGTTGATGACAAGAGGTCAGGCTGGAGCCCCTCCTTTATAGAAAACCATGAGAGACGGATGGCCTCTGCTGCTGTGCTATGCAGAAAAACAGAAATCTAGTCTGTGTGGTAAGAAAGACTAGGATGGACACTCACCTAATCCCATGTTAATGCTTTTCTGGTCAGAACATAGTGGTGACAGTTGGTTTGTTTGCAACGGGCTATATTTTTAATAACCGTGTGACAATATCAGTGTGTACACTACAGAGCCACAGTCCCGGCCTGACAGAACTGTCAGAAGAAACAGTCCATTTCTAATTACAAGGGCTTTAAGATGTTAGACCTTCCCGGAAACATAACAGATTTCTGGTCTACCCAGTCCACTTTGCGGGAGCAAACCCACAGAGGCCATTTCATTTACACAGAAGCTTCAACAGAACATCCCAAACCTCcctgtcattgtcgtgtgtgtaggtggcagggaagtcaggcgcaggagaaaccaacttggtgtaactggagtcTTTTCATTTagataaaacaaactccaaaaaccaacgtacataaaaaAATTACGGGTAAAATAACCCGTCGCTCACCAATAcaaaatacacaaacacataaccacaaacaatctctgacaaggacatgaggggaaacagagggttaaatacacaacatgtaatgaatgggactTCAACCACCTCACATGATCTGTGCCCCCCAACAAGAATTCCATGGAAAACATCCAAAGTGACTTGCAATATCCAGGCCCTCACAATATTGCACCTCTGAACATCAGAAATCTTGTATAATTAGATTCTATACACTCTTTCTCCATTTTTACACTCTTTCTccacaaattcttacttacaatgacagcctaccccggccaaacccggacgacgctggaccaattgtgcaccgccctatgggactcccaatcacagccggatgtgatacagcctggattcgaaccagggactgtaatgatgcctctttcactgagatgcagtgccttagaccactgcgccacttgggagcccattaGGCATATGGTTTTACAATTACTGCCTAGTCACAGCTGCAAAAGTCCCACATCTAAGGATAATGATATAGGCAACAGTTACCTATTAAATGGTTAAATTCAAGATTAAAAATGAACATCTCCAATAAGATTAAATGCAAATATTGCTGACACCAGGGGGATATTTCCATGTCTCTAAAAGGTCTAATCATTTCTA
This genomic window contains:
- the chn1 gene encoding N-chimaerin, whose translation is MPSRESYEVRKGEKSLVHKAKQEANQQDILAAALGMRISGPQKPPATIWQPLKLFAYSQLTSLVRKAALKDNSLPPKYEKVHNFKVHTFRGPHWCEYCANFMWGLTAQGVKCADCGLNVHKQCSTMVPCNCVPDLKHVKKVYSCELTTLVKAHNTKRPMVVDMCIQEIESRGLKSEGLYRISGFSDSVEDVKSTFDRDGEKTDISANAYEDINIITGALKLYLRDLPIPVISYDAYPRFIETAKLEDPEKRLKAFREALELLPAAHSETLRYLMAHLKRVTLNEKDNLMNAENLGIIFGPTLLRAPNLDAMTALNDIRYQPQVVEFLIKNEDILF